The Streptomyces sp. BHT-5-2 genomic interval CCGCAGGACGCCATCTGGAACGCCACCGTCACCTTCAAGGACACCACCGGCAAGGTGCTGTGCGTGGCGCGCACGGACATCGCCGGCCAGGCGTCCTGCGACGCCGTGCGGCCGCGCTCCGGCGCGGACGTGCTGCGCGGCGGCTACACCGCCGAGTACGCCGGCAACGGCGCGGTGAACGGCGGTTACGACACCGTCGCGCCGGCCACCGCACAGGGCGGCATCCGCGCCGTCCTGCCGCCGCAGGGCTGACCGCCGGCCCGGCGCGACGCCCCGCAGCCGCTCCTGGCCGGCCGCGGAGGGCCGGCCCCGGTGGGAGGCCCGGCCGCGGGGCGTGGCGCCGGTACCGCGGCCGGCGGCGGTCACCGGCGCTCGCCCGGCCAGTCCAGGAGGAGCCGCTGGGCGCGCGGGAGCGAGGCGACGACCAGGTCGTAGGAGTCCTCCAGCAGCTCCCGCACCAGCCGGTCGGGCAGGCCGCCGGTGAGTGAAACGGTGTTCCAGTGACGCTTGTTGAGGTGGTAGCCGGGGACCACCTCGGAATGCTCTGCGCGCAGCCGCTGGGCGAGTTCGGGGTCGCACTTGAGGCTGACGGTCAGCGGCGCGGCGTCCAGCGACGTCAGCGCGAAGATCTTGCCGCCCACCTTGAACGTCGAGACCTCCGGGTGCCGGGGGAAGGGATTCTCCTCGGTCGCGCCGTTGAACCCCAGGCAGGCGGCACGGAGGGCGTTCGCATCGATCATCGGCACATTATGGCCCGCGGCGCCGACAGTGTTGATGGAGCGTCATATCAGGTGCGTGCCGCCGCCTCCCGGCGCATGCAGACCCGGGGCCAGCGGTCCAGTCCCAGCTCCGCCTCGTGCGCGCGGATCGCCCGCAGGCCCGGCGTCAGTTCGTCCACGGCCAGCCGGCGGAAGCCGAGCCGGGCGTAGTACGGGGCGTTCCACGGCACTTCGGCGAAGGTGGTCAGGGTCAGCGCCGGCAGCCCGCTCTCCTGCTCGGCGCGGTCGATCAGCGCCCGGCCGATGCCGCGCCGGGCCCGCTCCGGGTGGACCGAGACCTGCTCGACGTGGGCGCAGCCGTCGACCCGGTCCCACAGGAGGTAGCCGCGGGGCGGCTCGCCCGGGCGCCCGGTGTCGTAGGCGGCGAGGGCCCGGCCCACCCGCCGGTACTCGGCCAACAGCTCGGCCGGCGGCGGCTCGTCGTCCGCGATCGGCGCCATGCCGAGGGCCCGGAACGGCTCTCCGGCGGCGCGTTCGAGGGCGCGCAGGGCGGTCAGGTCGGCGGGGTCCGGGACGCGGATGAGCATGCGCCCAGTATCGCCGCCCGGGATGCTCGGGGCATGGGGGTACCTCCCCTGCCCTCACGGCGATGGGGGAGGGTTTCCGGCGCCGGGGCCGGCCGGTGGGGCGGTGGGCTCAGCCGGTCGGGCGGTCCCCCTCGCCGATCAGCTCGTCGGCCGCGTCGTTGACCGGCTGCGGGGTGCCGGTGAGGTCCATGACGAACAGCGGGACGTGCAGCTCGTCGGCGCGCGACCGGGCGTCGCGGGCGTAGCCGGCCAGCGAGAAGAAGACCGCGATCGCGGAGTCGGCCAGGCCGTTGAGCCAGAGGCACTCGATGTCGCGGAGGGTGGTGGCCCGGGTCGTCGGATCGACCTGGGCCACCAGGCCGGTGCCGCGCAGGTCCACGCCGGCGGCGGTCCGCTCCTGGGACCGGGCCACGTCGGGGAAGCCCAGCCACTTCAGGTACTGCGCGGCCGCGGTGACGCAGTCCCGCGCGGTCCGGATCGTCACCGGGCGGAACACCGGCCGCTGCGCCGGTGGTTCGGCGTCCGGACCGGGCCCCGGACGGGCGGCAGCGGAGGAGGGGAGCGGCCCGGTGGGCGGTCCAGGCGCGGCCGGCACCACGGGCGGCGGGTCGACCGGCACCCGGACGACGGTGCCGCAGGCGCAGCCGCTCTCCGGCGCCGGCCAGGCGTCCTGCCGTCCGCACACCTCACACCGGACCTCCACCCAGGACGCTTCCCAGGTGCGGTGCAGTATTTCGACCGGCATCCCGCCGCGCAGCACCGGAAGGGTCAGCGGGGCACCGCAGGCGCAGGGGAAGGTCGGCGGGGTGAAGGCGTTCTCGCGGCGGCACGTGGGGCACCGCACCGGCACGCTGTCGGCCATGGTCGGCTCCGGGCAGGTCGGGCAGGCGGTCGGTCGGCTCTGCTGGGCGTCCATGGTCCCTCCAAAAGCGCCCGTCCGGGGCGGGAATGCGCCGAGAGCCGCCGGTCGCAAGGGGGCACGGGGGAGCGCGGGCACGGCACAGGGCCCGGCACGCGTGACCGTACGCGTACCGGGCCCTGTGAGTGGGTCCCGCCCGACAGTGCGAGAGATGGGCGCGACGGGACATCGCACCGCCGGACGGAGCAGGGGAGAGGGGTGGTTCTCATGGGGCAGCAGGCGGGCTCCGCGGCGGGGAGGCGGCCCGCCCTCCTTGACGGGCGGGCCTGCCACCGCACTGGAATCTCCCCGGGTTCCGCGGAGCTCCGCGCTACCTCCCCGTACCGGCCGACCACCCCTCAACGGGCCGGCCGGTACGGGAGCGCAAGGATGTCGACCTCCCGTCAGTCCTCGCGCAGCTCGCGGACGCGCGCCTCGACGCGCTTGCCGTAGTCCGGGTCGGCGGCGTGGAAGTGCGCGAGGTTCTTCTCGATCACGTCGTCCCGGCCGACCTGGGAGAGACCGCCGGCGATGTTCTCCACCAGGCGCTTCTTCTCGTCCTCGGACATCAGGCGGTACAGCTCACCGGCCTGGAAGAAGTCGTCGTCCTTGGTGTGCGCCGGGGCCTCGTGGGTGCCCACGTATCCGGAGACGGCCAGCGGCGCGGAGAGCGGCCGGTCGGTCTGGACCGGGCCGTCGTAGGAGTTCGGCTCGTAGTTCTTGGCGCGGCGGTCGTAGGCGTTGGTCGCCATCAGGCCGTCCCGGCCGTAGTTGTTGGCCTCGGTCGCCTTGGGGGCGTTGACCGCGAGCTGGGTGTGGTTGACGCCCAGGCGGTAGCGGTGCGCGTCGGCGTAGGCGAACAGCCGGCCCTGCAGCATCTTGTCCGGGGACGGGCCGATGCCGGGCACGAAGTTGTTGGGCGAGAACGCGGACTGCTCGACCTCGGCGAAGACGTTGTCGGGGTTGCGGTCCAGGACCATCCGGCCGACCCGCTGGAGCGGGTAGTCCGAGTGCGGCCACACCTTGGTCAGGTCGAACGGGTTGAAGCGGTAGTTCGCCGCCTCGGCTGCCGGCATGACCTGCACGTACAGGGTCCAGGAGGGGTACACGCCGCGCTCGATGGACTGCAGCAGGTCGGTCTGGTGGCTGTTGGCGTCCCTGCCCACCAGCTCCGCGGCCTGCTCGGCGGAGAGGCTGCGGATGCCCTGGTTCGTCTTGAAGTGGTACTTGACGAAGAAGGACTCGCCCTCGGCGTTGGTCCACTGGTAGGTGTGGGAGCCGTAGCCGTTCATGTGCCGGTACGACGCCGGGATGCCGCGGTCGCCCATCAGCCAGGTGACCTGGTGGGTGGCCTCGGGGGCGTGCGCCCAGAAGTCCCAGACGTTGTCCGGCTCCTGCTTGCCGGTGAACGGGTCGCGCTTCTGCGAGTGGATGAAGTCGGGGAACTTGATCGGGTCCTTGATGAAGAACACCGGGGTGTTGTTGCCGACGAGGTCGTAGTTGCCCTCCTCGGTGTAGAACTTCACCGCGAAACCGCGCGGGTCCCGCACGGCGTCCGCGCCACCGAGGTTGTCGGCCACGGTCGAGAAGCGGATGAACAGCTCCGTCCGCTTGCCGACGGTGCCGAGGAAGCCGGCCCGGGTGAAGGCGGTGACGTCGTCGGTCACCTCGAAGTAGCCGTACGCACCGGAGCCACGGGCGTGCACGACCCGCTCCGGGATGCGCTCGCGGTTGAAGCGCGCGAGCTTCTCCAGCAGGTGCTGGTCCTGGAGAATGATCGGGCCGCCGACGCCGGCGGTCGAAGAGTTCTGGTTGTCGGCGACCGGGGCGCCGGACTCGGTCGTCAGCGTGGGCTTCGACATGGTGACCTTCCGTACGAGAGCGCGGAAGTTGGCTTCCGCATGTCGGAGCGTAGAAAGCGCTCCGACCAAACGTCAACAGTTTGTTGAAACAATCTGTGTTGCTGAGGGGCGGGTATTCCGGGCGGCGGCCGCGCCTGGGCGCGACAGGACAGGTGTCAGCGCGACCACCGCCCGGAAGCTTGGTTCGACGGGCCCGGGAAGCCCCTCCGCGGGGGGCTTTCAGGTCCCGTACGCACGGCCCTGCGCGAGGCCCGCCGGCAGCCCGCCGCGGGCGTCCGCCGCGCGCTCGGTGCGGACCTCCACCAGGACCGGCCGCCGGGTGGAGACGGCCTCCTTGCGGGCCCACTCGACCGCCGACCGGAGCTCCGCCGGATCGAGCACGTCGCGGCCCGTGCAGCCGTACGCCTCGGCGAGCTTCACCGGGTCCGTGAACGGGTCGGCGTCCTCGGGGCCGCCGAGCAGCACCACCACGAACGGCACTTCGTACTGTGCCGCCGCGGCCAACTCCCCGGCGGTCAGCGGGAAGCCGCGGCCGTCGACGACCACCACGACCTCCGCCGCCCGCTCGCCCCGGGAGTCCAGCGCCTTGCGGACCCCGATCGCGGTCGGCACCTCCCAGCCCGGCGGGCCGTTCCGGCGCGGCACCCGGTGGCGGCGCCCGGTGCCGGCGCCGCCGGCGCACACCTCCGGCAGTCCGCTGACGACATGGGTGTCCGCCGGCGACCGTCCACCGAAGACCTCGGCGAGCTCCACCAGGGCCCGGTGCACCCCGGAGGCCACCCGGTCCGCGGGTACGGCCAGGGGTACCACCGCTCCCGGCGCCGGGGACCGGTCGCCGTCCACCAGTGCCGGTCCGGCGCCGGGAGCGGAAGGGGCCACCGGCCCCGGACCGCACACGATCTCCGCCGCGGCCAGATCGGCCGGAACGTCGATCAGCACGGGCCCGGGCCGGCCCGCCCGCGCGATCCGGAACGCCTCGCGGAAGGCGCCCGGGATCCGCGCGGGATCCTCGATCCGCTCGGCACGCTTGGTGAGCGCACCGGCCAGCCGGACCAGATCCGGCGGGCGGTGGCCCGCGTGCCGCAGCGGTACGGCGGGGGCGGGCGGCACGGACGCCGCCCGGCCGGTGACGCACACCAGCGGGACCGCGTCCTGCTGCGCCGCGTACAGGCCGCTCAGCAGCCGGACCGCCCCGGGGCCGCCGGCCACCGCGGCCACGCCGGCCCGCCCGGTCGTCCGGGCCCAGCCGTCGGCCATGTGCGCGGCGCCCTCGGCGTGGCCCGCGGACAGATGGGCGATGCCGCCGGCCCGCTCCATCGCCGCGTAGAGCGGCAGCAGCGCGGCGCCGGGGCAGCCGAAGACGGTGTCGGCGCCCTCGTCCTTCATGATCTCAACGGCCGCCTGTACGGCGGGAATCCGACGTGCCCCCATGATCCGGGTCTCAGCTCTTGAGGTCGTATCCGGAGAGGCGTTCGACGCCGCGGAGGAGGGCGGAGTGGTCGAGGTTGCCGTCGCCCTGGGCGCGTAGGGAGGCGACGAGGTTGGCGACGACGGAGCCGACGGGCAGGGCGGCGCCGACGGTGCGGGCGGCGTCGGTGACGATGCCCATGTCCTTGTGGTGCAGGTCGATGCGGAAGCCGGGTTTGAAGTCGCGGTTGATGAAGTTGCCGGTCTTGCGTGCCAGCACGGTGGAGCCGGCCAGGCCGCCGCCCAGGACGTCGAGGGCGGCGGGCAGGTCGACGCCGGACTTCTCCAGGAAGACCACGGCCTCGGCGCAGGCTTGGATGTTGACGGCGACGATGAGCTGGTTGGCGGCCTTGACGGTCTGGCCCGAGCCGTGCGGCCCGCACAGCACGATGGTCTTGCCCAGGGCCTGGAGGATCGGGGTGGCGGCGTCGAAGTCGTCGCGGTTGCCGCCGACCATGATCGACAGGACGGCTTCGATGGCGCCGGCCTCGCCGCCGGAGACCGGGGCGTCCAGCACCCGGATGCCCTTCTCGGCGGCGTTCGTGGCCAGGTCGATGGAGGTCTGCGGGGTGATCGAGGACATGTCGATCAGCAGCGCGCCGCGCTTGGCGTTCGCGACGATCCCGTCGGGGCCGTAGGCGATGGCCTCGACCTGCGGGGAGGCCGGGACCATCGTGATGATCACGTCGGCCTCGCGCACGGCCTGGGCGATCGAGGTGGCCGCGGTGCCACCGGCGGCCGCCAGCCGCTGGAGCTTGTCGGCCTCCAGGGTGTAGCCGGTCACGTCGTAACCGGCCTTGATCAGGTTCTCGGACATGGGCGAACCCATGATGCCCAACCCGATCCAGGCGATCTTGGGAAGACTGCTCATCGAAAAGCCTCTTTCACACGCAAACGTAAAGGGGGAGGGCGGCAGGCGACGCGAGCGCCGGGTTCAGCGGGCCGCGCGCAGGGCCGGGGGGAGCCAGCCGAAGGACTCGGCGCTGGGGCGCTCGCCCGGCTTGTACTCCAGACCCACCCACCCCTCGTAGCCGGCCTTGCGCAGCCGGCCCAGCAGTTCCTCCAGGGGGAGGGAGCCCGTCCCCGGAGCACCTCGGCCCGGGTTGTCGGCGATCTGCACATGGCCGGTCCTTGCGGTGTAGCGGTCGATGACCTCCACCAGGTCCTCGCCGTTCATCGCCAGGTGGTACAGATCCATCAGGAATCGGGCGTTGTCCAACCCGGTGGCGGCGTTGACCGCATCGACCACCTCGACCGCCTTGGGCGCCGAGACGATCGGACAGGCCGGCGACTCCGGCGCGTTGAGCGCCTCGATGAGCAACGTCCCGCCCACCTCGCCCACCGCCCGCGCCGCGAACGCAAGGTTCTCCAGCGCCAACGCATCCTGCTCCTGCGGCGTGGCCTGCTCGACGCGATTGCCGTACAGGGCGTTGAACGTCGTACAGCCCAGCGCGGCGGCGAAGTCGATCGCCACCGGCACATTGGCACGGAAGCGCTCCGACTCCTCGCCCGGAACCGACAACGCACCACGATCGGGCCCCGGCAGCTGTCCGGCGTAGAAGTTCAGACCGGTCAACTGCGTACCGGCATCGCGCAGGGCATCGGCCAGCGCCGCCAGCTCCGCCCGCTCCGGGGTCGGGGCGTCCACCCACGGCCACCACAGCTCCACCGCCGTGAAACCCGCCGCCCGCGCGGCCGCCGGCCGCTCCAGCAACGGAAGCTCGGTGAACAGGATCGACAGATTGACGTTGAAGCGCGTGTCCGTGAAACCCATAGGGCCCGACGCTCCTTCCGGATAGCGGAACTTAGTTTCTGCGTAATGGAACATTGCCGGGCGGGTGGCGAAGCTGTCAAGGGGGGTCCTGGGCAATTTCTGGTCGGCGGGGCCAACCGCGCGTAGGTTGAACCGCGTGCGATTGAGAGTTGAGTTCACGACCGAACCGTTCGATCTGGACGAGGCGCCGGCCCATGCCGTGGTGGCGCGGGAGATCGTCACCGGCGCCGAGCTGGACGCCGTCGACGTCGGGCCCTTCGGCAACACCGCGGAGGGCGACGCGGACCGGGTGCTGAACGCGGTCGGCGCCCTGCTGCGGCAGTCCCTGGAGGCCGGCGCGACCCGGGTCTCGCTCCAGGTCAACGTGATCGCGGACGGCCCGCAGGGCGGCGCGGCGACGGGCGAGGGGGACGTGACGTGATCGAGCCCGCCGACCACCCCTTCGTCCGGGCGGTCAAGCCGCTGGTGGACGCCATGGGCGGCCGGATGGTCGCGCCCGAGCAGGCCCGGGGCGACGACGTCGTGCTGGCCTGGGAGGGGCAGGACCGGGTCGCCGTCCGGCTCCCGCACCTGTCGGAGTCGCTCGACCACATCCTGGCCGAGCTGGAGCGCCGGCACGGCATGCCGCTCGCCGAGCTGGACCGGAAGACCAAGCAGTCGGTGGTGCGGATACTGGAGAGCCGGGGCGCCTTCTCGGTGCGGCACGGGGTGGAGACCGTCGCCGGCGCCCTCGGTGTCAGCCGTTTCACCGTGTACAACTACCTGAACCGGGAGAATGCCCAGCGGGATACGAACCCGCAGGCAGAAGGCTGATCACCAGACGGTCGACTCCCGTCTGGAGCCGACCGTCCCACAATTTCCCACAGGCTTTTTGGTCATGGCCGTG includes:
- a CDS encoding MmcQ/YjbR family DNA-binding protein, with amino-acid sequence MIDANALRAACLGFNGATEENPFPRHPEVSTFKVGGKIFALTSLDAAPLTVSLKCDPELAQRLRAEHSEVVPGYHLNKRHWNTVSLTGGLPDRLVRELLEDSYDLVVASLPRAQRLLLDWPGERR
- a CDS encoding thiamine pyrophosphate-binding protein encodes the protein MGARRIPAVQAAVEIMKDEGADTVFGCPGAALLPLYAAMERAGGIAHLSAGHAEGAAHMADGWARTTGRAGVAAVAGGPGAVRLLSGLYAAQQDAVPLVCVTGRAASVPPAPAVPLRHAGHRPPDLVRLAGALTKRAERIEDPARIPGAFREAFRIARAGRPGPVLIDVPADLAAAEIVCGPGPVAPSAPGAGPALVDGDRSPAPGAVVPLAVPADRVASGVHRALVELAEVFGGRSPADTHVVSGLPEVCAGGAGTGRRHRVPRRNGPPGWEVPTAIGVRKALDSRGERAAEVVVVVDGRGFPLTAGELAAAAQYEVPFVVVLLGGPEDADPFTDPVKLAEAYGCTGRDVLDPAELRSAVEWARKEAVSTRRPVLVEVRTERAADARGGLPAGLAQGRAYGT
- a CDS encoding helix-turn-helix domain-containing protein — encoded protein: MIEPADHPFVRAVKPLVDAMGGRMVAPEQARGDDVVLAWEGQDRVAVRLPHLSESLDHILAELERRHGMPLAELDRKTKQSVVRILESRGAFSVRHGVETVAGALGVSRFTVYNYLNRENAQRDTNPQAEG
- a CDS encoding catalase — encoded protein: MSKPTLTTESGAPVADNQNSSTAGVGGPIILQDQHLLEKLARFNRERIPERVVHARGSGAYGYFEVTDDVTAFTRAGFLGTVGKRTELFIRFSTVADNLGGADAVRDPRGFAVKFYTEEGNYDLVGNNTPVFFIKDPIKFPDFIHSQKRDPFTGKQEPDNVWDFWAHAPEATHQVTWLMGDRGIPASYRHMNGYGSHTYQWTNAEGESFFVKYHFKTNQGIRSLSAEQAAELVGRDANSHQTDLLQSIERGVYPSWTLYVQVMPAAEAANYRFNPFDLTKVWPHSDYPLQRVGRMVLDRNPDNVFAEVEQSAFSPNNFVPGIGPSPDKMLQGRLFAYADAHRYRLGVNHTQLAVNAPKATEANNYGRDGLMATNAYDRRAKNYEPNSYDGPVQTDRPLSAPLAVSGYVGTHEAPAHTKDDDFFQAGELYRLMSEDEKKRLVENIAGGLSQVGRDDVIEKNLAHFHAADPDYGKRVEARVRELRED
- a CDS encoding GNAT family N-acetyltransferase, yielding MLIRVPDPADLTALRALERAAGEPFRALGMAPIADDEPPPAELLAEYRRVGRALAAYDTGRPGEPPRGYLLWDRVDGCAHVEQVSVHPERARRGIGRALIDRAEQESGLPALTLTTFAEVPWNAPYYARLGFRRLAVDELTPGLRAIRAHEAELGLDRWPRVCMRREAAART
- a CDS encoding TIM barrel protein, which encodes MGFTDTRFNVNLSILFTELPLLERPAAARAAGFTAVELWWPWVDAPTPERAELAALADALRDAGTQLTGLNFYAGQLPGPDRGALSVPGEESERFRANVPVAIDFAAALGCTTFNALYGNRVEQATPQEQDALALENLAFAARAVGEVGGTLLIEALNAPESPACPIVSAPKAVEVVDAVNAATGLDNARFLMDLYHLAMNGEDLVEVIDRYTARTGHVQIADNPGRGAPGTGSLPLEELLGRLRKAGYEGWVGLEYKPGERPSAESFGWLPPALRAAR
- a CDS encoding 2-hydroxy-3-oxopropionate reductase; the protein is MSSLPKIAWIGLGIMGSPMSENLIKAGYDVTGYTLEADKLQRLAAAGGTAATSIAQAVREADVIITMVPASPQVEAIAYGPDGIVANAKRGALLIDMSSITPQTSIDLATNAAEKGIRVLDAPVSGGEAGAIEAVLSIMVGGNRDDFDAATPILQALGKTIVLCGPHGSGQTVKAANQLIVAVNIQACAEAVVFLEKSGVDLPAALDVLGGGLAGSTVLARKTGNFINRDFKPGFRIDLHHKDMGIVTDAARTVGAALPVGSVVANLVASLRAQGDGNLDHSALLRGVERLSGYDLKS